A region of Benincasa hispida cultivar B227 unplaced genomic scaffold, ASM972705v1 Contig159, whole genome shotgun sequence DNA encodes the following proteins:
- the LOC120068971 gene encoding NADH dehydrogenase [ubiquinone] 1 beta subcomplex subunit 3-B-like gives MANKPLGSTGEFFRRRDEWRKHPMLTNQFRHATPGLGIALVAFGIYLVGEQVYNRINSPSPSHHHHADASSATH, from the coding sequence ATGGCGAATAAGCCTTTGGGATCGACGGGAGAATTCTTCAGGAGGAGAGACGAGTGGAGGAAGCATCCGATGCTCACCAATCAGTTCCGTCACGCCACTCCTGGTCTCGGCATCGCCCTCGTCGCTTTCGGCATCTACCTTGTCGGCGAGCAAGTCTACAACAGGATCAATTCTCCCTCCCCTTCTCACCACCACCATGCCGATGCATCCTCCGCCACCCACTAA
- the LOC120068957 gene encoding nucleolar protein 58-like, protein MARPLQFKWGQSSESTPLPTPTFSSESEKKRQDDKEVFGSILSNLEKGGGLSKAGVVNQPLSMKEVTEKKSRRSALVIVDPKETTQVKSYEGTIRVTLEEAAAKKQLEEAEEKKKKKKKKKSKEKKAGGDEPSLLSRAEKKIKEKKDEEDEEARQKKKQENSEKRMQAGEKAPEEGRRKEKEGCKPRARR, encoded by the exons ATGG CCAGGCCACTCCAATTCAAGTGGGGGCAGAGTTCTGAAAGCACCCCACTCCCAACACCAACATTCTCCTCTGAAAgtgagaagaagagacaagaTGATAAAGAGGTGTTTGGGAGCATTCTCAGCAACCTGGAGAAAGGAGGAGGACTGTCCAAGGCTGGGGTTGTGAACCAACCACTGTCTATGAAGGAGGTGACAGAAAAGAAGTCGAGGAGAAGCGCTCTGGTCATCgtggatcctaaggaaactacGCAAGTAAAATCCTATGAAGGAACCATCAGAGTCACTTTGGAGGAAGCGGCGGCGAAGAAACAACTTGAAGAggctgaagagaagaagaagaagaagaagaagaagaagagtaagGAAAAGAAGGCTGGAGGAGATGAGCCATCTCTTCTAAGCAGAGCAGAGAAGAAGATTAAAGAGaagaaggatgaagaagatgaggaggccaggcagaagaagaagcaagaaaATAGTGAGAAAAGAATGCAGGCGGGAGAAAAGGCacctgaagaaggaagaagaaaggaaaaagagggCTGTAAGCCCAGAGCTAGACGGTGA